AGATATATATTTATGTTGCTGACATTAAGCTTGACTATCCAAGCTTATTCTCAAGAAGCAGAAAATCAGCGAATTAAGCAATACTTAAATAACCCAAATAATAAAAATCTGTTAAAAGTTGATGGAATTCAACTTTTCTCAACGGAAGTATTGCCGAGATTTTATGAGAAAATCAATTATCAGCCTGTTTGGAGAGATACGACCTTGGTGATGGAAGCGGGACAGATATTGGCTCAATCATGGAGAGAAGGACTGGATCCTCAAGATTATCATTTGGAAGCCCTTAAAGAACTAGTGGATAGCCAAGATCCCGAAAAGAAGGCTGCCTTCGACATCATTTTGACCGATGCGATGCTTATGTATTCTTCGCATTTATATTATGGAAAGGTAAATCCAAAGACTTTGAACCCAGCGTGGAACTATGATAAGAAATCTTTGAGCGGAGATCCGGTGAGCTTGATGGAAAAAGCTATGGAGTCTCAAGATTTGAAAGGAGTGTTGAAAAATTTGGAGCCTAAGATTGGTCAATACGCTTTGTTGAAAAAAGCTCTGTTGAAGTATTCGTTGATGGATGATATGGGAGGCTGGAAGTCGTTGCCTTCGTCATTGGTGGTGAAGCCTGAAACGAAAGGCGAAAAAGTAAAACTGTTGGTGGAGAGGTTGGAAAGCGAAGGATATCTGGAAATGGGATACGAAAGTGATTCTGTTGATGATACCTTGCTAAACTCCATAAAATATTTTCAAAAAGATCATGGATTGGATGCTGACGGAGTCGTAGGAAAGGCTACAGTCAGAGCAATGAATATTCCTGTTAGCTTTAGGCTGGATCAGATTAAGGCTAATATGGAACGTAGCAGGTGGGTGAATACAGAGAAAGGTTTTGATGATTTTCTTGTGGTTAATATTCCTTCATTTAGCTTATATTATTTAAGAGATGATACTGTGAACTGGACTACAAGGGTCGTAGTAGGTAAAAAATATACCATGACTCCCGTATTTCAGGCGGAAATGAAGTATGTTGAGTTTAACCCAACCTGGACTTTGCCGCGAAGCATAGCGACGAAGGAGGTTTTGCCAAAATTAAAAAGAGATCCGAATTATTTGAAAAATAGAAACATGGTGTTGCTTACCCACTCAGGCAAGGAAGTGGATCAAAATTCAATCAATTGGCAAGATTACAATGCTAGGAATTTCCCATTTATCATAAGGCAGGAGCCTGGTACTCATAATGCTCTTGGACGAGTTAAGTTCATTTTTCCAAATCCTTATTCGGTTTACTTACATGATACGCCAAGCAAGACATTGTTTTTAAGAAGCACGAGAGCTTTTAGTCATGGTTGTGTCAGGGTGCAGGATCCAATTATGCTGGCTTTGTTGATACTGATGGAAGACCAGCAAATGACTCAAGAGCAAATAAACAAGATATTAGATACTGATATGACCAAAAGAGTGTACTTGAAATCAG
The Aureibacter tunicatorum DNA segment above includes these coding regions:
- a CDS encoding L,D-transpeptidase family protein, which encodes MLLTLSLTIQAYSQEAENQRIKQYLNNPNNKNLLKVDGIQLFSTEVLPRFYEKINYQPVWRDTTLVMEAGQILAQSWREGLDPQDYHLEALKELVDSQDPEKKAAFDIILTDAMLMYSSHLYYGKVNPKTLNPAWNYDKKSLSGDPVSLMEKAMESQDLKGVLKNLEPKIGQYALLKKALLKYSLMDDMGGWKSLPSSLVVKPETKGEKVKLLVERLESEGYLEMGYESDSVDDTLLNSIKYFQKDHGLDADGVVGKATVRAMNIPVSFRLDQIKANMERSRWVNTEKGFDDFLVVNIPSFSLYYLRDDTVNWTTRVVVGKKYTMTPVFQAEMKYVEFNPTWTLPRSIATKEVLPKLKRDPNYLKNRNMVLLTHSGKEVDQNSINWQDYNARNFPFIIRQEPGTHNALGRVKFIFPNPYSVYLHDTPSKTLFLRSTRAFSHGCVRVQDPIMLALLILMEDQQMTQEQINKILDTDMTKRVYLKSELPVMMMYWTVLASGNQVFFFNDIYGRDTKLVKALSASPFRK